The following are from one region of the Methyloprofundus sedimenti genome:
- the nirJ gene encoding heme d1 biosynthesis radical SAM protein NirJ codes for MFRLSQFMREVLHPTPLKAVRKPAAPVVIWNLIRRCNLTCKHCYTTSADIDFPGELSTESIYKVMDDLKAFQVPVLILSGGEPLLHPDIFSISKRARDMGFYVALSSNGTLITEQNIRQIAAINYQYVGVSLDGIGATHDNFRQQQGSFDASVRGIELCRKQGIKAGIRFTLTQDNVLDFPAMLALMDEKDIDKFYLSHLNYGGRGNKNRKSDAFFSMTRTAMDLLFEKCLQWEQQGIHREIVTGNNDADAVYFLHWVHKNFPQQAAHLQAKLEQWGGNASGVNVANIDNLGNVHPDTFWWHYDLGNVQQRPFSEIWQDISDPLMAGLKQSPRPLKGRCGTCSYQNICNGNTRVRAQQVYDDAWAEDPGCYLSETEI; via the coding sequence ATGTTCCGTCTTAGCCAATTTATGCGTGAAGTATTGCATCCAACACCGCTCAAAGCCGTTAGAAAACCAGCCGCGCCAGTAGTCATTTGGAACCTGATTAGGCGTTGCAATCTTACCTGCAAACATTGCTATACCACCTCTGCGGATATTGATTTTCCAGGTGAGCTAAGCACCGAGTCGATATATAAGGTCATGGACGACTTGAAAGCATTTCAAGTACCTGTACTTATCCTGTCTGGCGGAGAACCTCTATTACACCCCGATATTTTTAGTATTTCAAAACGCGCCAGGGATATGGGATTTTATGTCGCCCTGTCCAGTAACGGCACGCTGATTACTGAACAAAATATCCGGCAAATAGCCGCTATCAATTATCAATATGTTGGCGTTAGTTTAGACGGCATAGGGGCAACCCATGATAATTTTCGTCAACAGCAGGGCTCGTTTGATGCATCAGTACGCGGCATAGAACTTTGCCGTAAACAAGGTATTAAAGCCGGCATTCGTTTTACTCTTACTCAGGATAATGTGCTAGATTTCCCGGCCATGCTTGCTTTAATGGACGAAAAAGATATTGATAAATTTTATTTATCACATCTTAATTATGGAGGACGGGGTAATAAAAACCGTAAAAGCGATGCCTTTTTTAGCATGACTCGTACAGCAATGGATTTGCTATTTGAAAAGTGCCTGCAATGGGAACAGCAAGGAATACATAGAGAAATTGTTACCGGCAACAATGATGCTGATGCAGTATATTTTTTACATTGGGTCCATAAAAATTTCCCTCAACAAGCGGCACACCTGCAAGCCAAACTGGAACAATGGGGCGGTAATGCATCCGGGGTTAATGTGGCCAATATTGATAACCTGGGTAATGTTCATCCAGATACTTTCTGGTGGCATTATGATTTAGGCAATGTTCAGCAACGCCCTTTTTCGGAAATCTGGCAAGATATCTCAGACCCGTTGATGGCTGGATTAAAACAATCGCCGCGTCCATTGAAAGGACGTTGTGGTACTTGCAGTTATCAAAATATTTGCAATGGCAATACCAGAGTTAGAGCACAGCAGGTATACGATGATGCCTGGGCTGAAGATCCAGGATGTTATTTGAGTGAAACTGAGATTTAA
- a CDS encoding Lrp/AsnC family transcriptional regulator produces the protein MLSPLHKQLLNEYQQDFPLSPTPYLDIANTLGVTEDEVLTAFSVLSEQDFISRIGPIIQPNHIGISTLVAMAIPQQQLAKVAGIISGFPEVNHNYEREHHFNLWFVLIASDQIHLSAVIKQIERQTQFKTMQLPLLEDYFINLGFQLDLESQVESQATPLLFSA, from the coding sequence ATGCTCAGCCCACTACACAAACAACTGCTCAATGAATATCAGCAGGACTTCCCACTATCGCCTACGCCTTACTTAGATATTGCGAATACCTTAGGCGTAACCGAAGATGAAGTTCTCACCGCATTTTCTGTTTTATCAGAGCAAGATTTCATTAGTCGTATTGGACCTATTATCCAGCCTAATCATATCGGTATCAGCACCTTAGTTGCCATGGCAATCCCACAGCAACAACTGGCTAAAGTAGCCGGTATAATCAGTGGCTTCCCCGAAGTTAATCACAATTATGAGCGCGAGCACCATTTTAATCTTTGGTTTGTGCTAATCGCCAGTGATCAAATACATTTATCGGCTGTTATTAAACAAATCGAAAGGCAAACTCAATTTAAAACGATGCAACTGCCATTGCTGGAAGATTATTTTATAAACTTAGGCTTTCAACTGGATTTAGAATCGCAAGTAGAAAGTCAAGCCACTCCTCTTCTCTTTAGCGCATGA
- a CDS encoding nitrite reductase, translating to MELKIKTLKKSILAISISVLFTSANAYAASDDSHKMHQLYQDNCASCHGSDHGGYLAPALNSETLKGRSPTALRTLIMTGSFETLMPPFFGRLSDNDIRDMVKHLQSTPKLANPAFTIKDMQASLKVYVKDESKLPNKPTFKIDSMDDIIGVAARGKYGRGDGSEAVFINSKTHQQIGVVPTVTAAHIIEFSPANERWAYVKTDTAEIYKVDLYTMQAVRSIKTGWNGPGIGISRDGKYLMAGSFVPHNAVILDAETLEPLKQFELEGIDPDGKMVSSDSGMIIGTPYADIFAIALENAGQVWVVDLKDDFPVTKIKNVGRHLHDAFLTHKGKKLMIASYDDSIVAAIDLEKREIIKKLPAGCVPHVGGGAAVKVDGRTLGFGTNFGTCDKTVVSVWDLDTMELVKQVPVSGGTESPAAHANAPYVAVDIITKDRRARTIQLIDKKSLEVVKTLDVGGHAYFPEYSADGKSLYVSAGYAGDEVVVYDSTSMKKTGSIQMESPAGIFSRGRVKYMTRGLSPDEME from the coding sequence ATGGAACTAAAAATAAAAACCCTTAAAAAATCCATTTTAGCCATTAGCATCAGCGTACTTTTCACATCAGCTAACGCATATGCGGCATCAGATGACAGTCATAAAATGCATCAGCTGTATCAAGATAACTGCGCCAGTTGTCATGGCTCAGATCATGGCGGTTATTTAGCTCCGGCGTTGAATTCCGAAACTTTAAAAGGTCGTAGTCCGACGGCTTTACGTACCTTAATTATGACCGGTAGTTTTGAAACTTTAATGCCTCCGTTCTTCGGTCGCTTATCCGATAACGATATCCGCGACATGGTCAAACATTTACAAAGCACACCAAAATTAGCTAATCCGGCCTTCACTATTAAAGATATGCAAGCATCTTTAAAAGTCTACGTTAAAGACGAATCAAAATTACCTAATAAACCCACTTTTAAAATCGACAGCATGGACGATATTATCGGTGTTGCTGCGCGTGGAAAGTATGGTCGTGGGGATGGCTCTGAAGCAGTATTTATCAATAGCAAAACACACCAACAAATCGGCGTCGTGCCCACAGTGACCGCAGCGCATATAATCGAGTTTAGCCCCGCAAATGAACGCTGGGCTTATGTAAAAACCGATACGGCGGAAATTTATAAAGTTGATTTATATACTATGCAAGCGGTACGCAGCATTAAAACCGGCTGGAATGGCCCGGGCATAGGCATTTCGCGCGATGGTAAGTACCTGATGGCCGGTTCGTTTGTGCCGCATAATGCTGTTATATTAGATGCGGAAACCTTAGAGCCTTTAAAGCAATTTGAATTAGAAGGTATCGATCCCGACGGTAAAATGGTTAGCTCTGATTCAGGTATGATCATTGGCACCCCTTATGCTGATATTTTTGCCATCGCTTTAGAAAATGCCGGTCAAGTTTGGGTAGTAGATTTAAAAGATGATTTCCCGGTCACTAAAATCAAAAATGTGGGTCGTCATTTACATGATGCTTTCTTGACCCATAAAGGTAAAAAATTAATGATTGCCTCTTATGACGACAGCATCGTGGCGGCTATTGATTTAGAAAAACGCGAAATTATTAAAAAATTACCGGCGGGCTGTGTACCACATGTAGGCGGTGGCGCAGCGGTTAAGGTTGATGGCCGTACCTTGGGGTTTGGCACTAACTTCGGTACATGTGATAAAACCGTGGTCAGTGTTTGGGATTTAGATACCATGGAACTGGTTAAACAAGTTCCTGTTTCTGGCGGCACTGAATCACCAGCAGCCCATGCCAATGCACCTTATGTTGCGGTGGATATTATTACCAAAGATAGACGCGCACGTACCATTCAATTAATTGACAAAAAATCGCTGGAAGTAGTAAAAACCCTGGATGTCGGGGGACATGCTTATTTTCCTGAATACAGTGCTGATGGTAAATCTTTATATGTCAGTGCCGGTTATGCGGGTGATGAAGTTGTAGTATACGATTCAACTTCAATGAAAAAAACCGGTTCTATTCAAATGGAAAGCCCCGCAGGCATTTTTTCTCGCGGCCGAGTGAAATATATGACACGTGGACTATCACCTGACGAAATGGAGTAA
- a CDS encoding 2-hydroxyacid dehydrogenase has protein sequence MKPTAHLINTARGDIVDTQALIDVLKSKHIAGAGLDVYEAEPNVPGELLTLDNVSLLPHLGSATLTTRTAMGEKVLSNLQAYFSGQPLPDQII, from the coding sequence ATGAAACCAACAGCCCATCTTATAAATACAGCTCGCGGAGATATTGTTGATACTCAGGCATTGATTGACGTACTGAAAAGCAAGCATATTGCCGGAGCAGGACTAGATGTTTATGAAGCTGAGCCAAATGTGCCGGGCGAATTATTAACACTGGATAATGTCTCACTTTTACCTCATCTAGGCAGCGCCACACTTACCACTAGAACAGCGATGGGTGAAAAAGTATTAAGTAATCTGCAAGCCTATTTTTCAGGCCAGCCTTTACCCGACCAAATAATTTAA
- a CDS encoding NAD(P)-dependent oxidoreductase: MNKPKVFITRKWPESVEAKLQARYQVTFNKDDRPLSQEEFKSALQEYDAVCPTVCDSFPAEVLNVANKRCKILANFGVGYNHIDVTAARQQGLIITNTPGVLTHSTADIAMTLLLMSARRGVEGDRLVRSKQWQGWCPTHMLSSNVTGATLGLIGFGRIAQAMARKAHHGFDMNIVYFKPSPADEYVIDDLHATRCETIEELLQMSDFVSLHCPGGYETRHLMKCRQV; the protein is encoded by the coding sequence ATGAATAAACCCAAAGTTTTTATTACACGAAAATGGCCTGAATCTGTCGAGGCTAAATTACAAGCTCGCTATCAGGTTACATTCAATAAAGACGACCGACCTCTAAGTCAAGAAGAGTTTAAATCTGCCCTGCAAGAATATGATGCCGTCTGCCCTACTGTATGTGATTCGTTTCCCGCTGAGGTTTTAAATGTTGCCAATAAACGCTGTAAAATTCTGGCTAACTTCGGTGTCGGTTATAACCATATTGATGTCACGGCTGCCAGGCAACAAGGCCTAATTATTACTAACACACCGGGAGTTTTAACCCATAGCACTGCTGACATTGCTATGACCTTATTACTGATGTCCGCTCGGCGAGGTGTTGAAGGCGATAGACTGGTACGCAGTAAACAATGGCAGGGCTGGTGCCCGACGCATATGTTAAGCAGCAATGTTACCGGCGCGACACTGGGGTTAATCGGCTTTGGCAGGATCGCTCAAGCGATGGCCAGAAAAGCTCATCACGGTTTTGATATGAATATTGTTTATTTCAAACCCAGCCCTGCAGATGAATATGTTATCGATGACTTACATGCGACACGCTGCGAAACTATAGAAGAATTACTACAAATGTCTGATTTTGTCTCTTTGCATTGTCCTGGAGGATATGAAACTCGACATTTGATGAAATGCAGACAGGTTTAA
- a CDS encoding Lrp/AsnC family transcriptional regulator: protein MDDIDRTIINRLQEGFPICPAPYQRVAETLNISEQELLERLQILLDSGILSRFGPMFHAEHMGGALTLAALKVPEDNYDTIAETINAFPEVAHNYARKHLLNMWFVLATETPVQIQQVITQIETQTKLTVYNMPKIQEYFVGLKLEA from the coding sequence ATGGACGATATAGACCGCACGATTATCAACAGATTACAAGAAGGATTCCCTATCTGCCCTGCGCCTTATCAGCGAGTCGCCGAGACGTTGAACATTAGCGAACAGGAATTGCTTGAGCGCTTACAGATATTACTAGATAGTGGCATATTATCACGCTTTGGCCCCATGTTTCATGCTGAACATATGGGTGGCGCACTGACCTTGGCTGCACTCAAAGTGCCCGAAGATAACTACGATACAATTGCTGAAACTATTAACGCATTTCCTGAAGTTGCCCATAATTATGCTCGTAAACACCTGTTAAATATGTGGTTTGTACTCGCCACCGAAACGCCGGTACAAATTCAGCAAGTAATTACTCAAATTGAGACCCAAACCAAATTAACTGTCTACAATATGCCAAAAATACAAGAATACTTTGTCGGCTTAAAACTGGAAGCCTGA
- a CDS encoding c-type cytochrome, whose product MKLFTYSLAALFAFSFNATSQAASIYAGESKAAAVCSQCHGIRKTSAEAPFPPLAGRDEAYLESALKQYRDKTRVSDIMNNIAGSLSDRDINNIASYYSRLKP is encoded by the coding sequence ATGAAACTATTTACTTATTCCCTTGCTGCGTTATTCGCTTTTAGTTTTAATGCAACAAGTCAGGCGGCCAGTATTTATGCCGGAGAATCTAAAGCGGCTGCGGTTTGTTCGCAATGTCACGGCATACGCAAAACCAGCGCCGAAGCACCCTTTCCTCCCTTGGCTGGACGTGATGAAGCTTATCTGGAAAGCGCTTTAAAGCAGTATCGTGATAAAACGCGCGTGTCTGATATTATGAATAATATCGCAGGGTCTTTATCGGATCGGGATATTAATAATATTGCCTCTTATTATAGTCGCTTGAAGCCTTAA
- a CDS encoding cytochrome D1 domain-containing protein, with protein MKESEISPLTQRIIKYYMKHLIPLLSLLLFSPGIFAELLGTGDLGVVIEREPAAIQIVNTTYKNALSRISDLGDLSHASVVFSRDARYAFIFGRDGGLTKIDLLENKVAKRIIQAGNSIGGAISQDGRLIAVSNYTPGGVKVFSTETLELIADIPALYGDQQLSKVVGLVDAPNQKFIFSLFDAGEIWVADLKEPARPQIQKFKNIGKQPYDALLSPDGRYYIAGLFGDRGLALLDLWSPEQGVKRILPDYGKNDEKMPVYKMPHLEGWAMAGNLMFVPAVGQHEVLVVNQNTWQLIKRIPVIGQPVFVMARPDGRHIWVNFAFPDNAQVQIIDTKNLQIIQSLTPGKAVLHMEFTPRGEHVWVSARDDNQVIVYDTSSFKEIARLPANKPSGIFFSSRAHKMGL; from the coding sequence ATGAAAGAGTCAGAAATTAGCCCGTTAACACAGCGCATTATTAAATACTATATGAAGCATCTAATACCTTTGCTCAGCTTACTACTATTTTCTCCAGGCATATTTGCTGAGTTACTTGGCACAGGTGACTTGGGTGTCGTTATTGAAAGAGAACCAGCTGCGATACAAATTGTAAATACCACTTATAAAAACGCCTTAAGTAGAATTTCAGACTTAGGTGACTTGTCCCATGCTTCTGTTGTATTCTCCCGAGATGCCCGATACGCTTTTATCTTTGGGCGTGATGGTGGCCTGACTAAAATTGATTTATTAGAAAATAAAGTAGCCAAGCGAATTATTCAGGCGGGCAACAGCATCGGCGGCGCTATTTCCCAAGATGGCAGGTTGATTGCCGTTTCTAATTACACGCCTGGTGGTGTAAAAGTTTTTTCCACAGAAACATTGGAATTAATCGCAGATATTCCTGCGCTGTATGGCGACCAGCAGTTATCAAAAGTGGTTGGTTTAGTCGATGCACCAAATCAGAAATTTATTTTTAGCTTATTCGATGCCGGTGAAATCTGGGTAGCTGATCTCAAAGAACCCGCCCGACCTCAAATTCAAAAATTCAAAAATATTGGTAAACAACCTTATGATGCCCTGCTCTCGCCTGATGGGCGTTATTATATTGCCGGTTTATTTGGTGATCGTGGTTTAGCCTTATTAGATCTGTGGTCGCCAGAACAAGGTGTAAAACGCATCCTGCCCGATTATGGTAAAAATGATGAAAAAATGCCGGTATATAAAATGCCGCATCTTGAAGGATGGGCTATGGCAGGGAATTTAATGTTCGTTCCCGCTGTCGGCCAACATGAAGTTTTAGTGGTTAATCAAAACACCTGGCAATTAATTAAACGTATCCCGGTTATCGGTCAGCCAGTATTTGTTATGGCGCGCCCTGATGGTCGGCATATCTGGGTAAATTTTGCGTTCCCCGACAATGCACAGGTGCAAATAATTGATACTAAAAATTTACAAATAATACAGTCTTTAACACCTGGAAAAGCGGTATTACATATGGAATTTACCCCGCGTGGTGAACACGTCTGGGTTTCAGCGCGCGATGATAATCAAGTCATTGTTTACGACACCAGCAGCTTTAAAGAAATTGCGCGTTTACCAGCTAATAAGCCTAGCGGTATATTTTTTAGTTCGCGGGCGCATAAGATGGGGTTGTAA
- a CDS encoding c-type cytochrome, whose product MIRYLFICLSLLCSAPAFSINPPQDRQKELRNMLKHDCGSCHGLTLKGGLGPPLLASRLVNKTNDYLIATIQNGRKGTAMPPWKSFISVDETRWLVQELLKKPVERTLVH is encoded by the coding sequence ATGATTCGTTATCTATTTATATGCCTGAGTTTACTCTGCTCAGCCCCTGCTTTTTCGATTAATCCTCCTCAGGATAGGCAAAAAGAGTTACGCAACATGCTTAAGCATGATTGCGGCTCTTGCCATGGACTCACATTAAAAGGCGGTTTGGGACCGCCTTTATTAGCCTCAAGGCTAGTTAACAAAACTAATGATTATTTAATTGCAACGATACAAAATGGCCGCAAAGGAACAGCAATGCCGCCGTGGAAATCGTTTATTTCAGTAGACGAAACACGCTGGTTAGTACAAGAATTACTAAAGAAACCTGTAGAACGGACTCTGGTCCACTAG
- a CDS encoding aminotransferase class V-fold PLP-dependent enzyme: MAGRNHLYIPGPTNSPHEVLSAMHLPMEDHRAPTFPLLLKPILEDLKKVFRTETGQAFVFPATGTAGWEIALTNTLSPGDKVLIYRFGQFSHLWMNMAQRLGLDVEMHEVQWGKGIPLDDMEARLKEDTAHEIKAVLATHNETATGVTSDISGVRKAMDAAKHPALLFVDGVSSIASLDYRMDEWGIDASISGSQKGFMLPAGLAILAFSQKALACLDSAKFPRCFLDLKDQMNSNKDGYTPYTPSTPMLHGLRASLDILLEEGMENVYARHHRLAEGTRRAVTAWGLKLCAQPGFESDTVSAIVVPEDKDARDVIAKAFNKYDISLGGGLSEVMGKVFRIGHIGDMNDVSMLGAIAGVEMALLDCGIDIVPGSGVAAAIEYYRATVTA; the protein is encoded by the coding sequence ATGGCTGGTCGTAACCACCTTTATATCCCAGGCCCTACTAACTCTCCACATGAAGTATTAAGTGCAATGCATCTTCCTATGGAAGATCACCGCGCACCAACGTTTCCACTGTTACTTAAGCCTATTTTAGAAGACCTAAAAAAAGTATTTAGAACAGAAACCGGGCAGGCATTTGTCTTCCCTGCTACAGGAACAGCGGGCTGGGAAATTGCTCTAACAAACACTTTAAGCCCAGGCGATAAAGTACTTATCTACCGTTTTGGTCAATTCAGCCATTTATGGATGAACATGGCGCAACGTCTAGGTTTAGATGTAGAAATGCACGAAGTTCAATGGGGCAAAGGTATTCCTTTAGATGACATGGAAGCACGCCTAAAAGAAGATACTGCACATGAAATTAAAGCCGTTTTAGCCACACACAACGAAACAGCAACCGGCGTAACCAGTGATATTAGTGGCGTACGTAAAGCCATGGATGCAGCAAAGCACCCTGCTTTATTGTTTGTTGATGGCGTAAGTTCTATTGCCAGCCTTGATTACCGCATGGATGAATGGGGTATTGATGCTTCAATCAGTGGTTCACAAAAAGGTTTTATGTTGCCCGCTGGATTAGCTATCCTGGCTTTCAGCCAAAAAGCATTAGCGTGTTTAGACTCTGCAAAATTTCCTCGTTGCTTCTTAGATCTAAAAGATCAAATGAACTCCAATAAAGATGGCTACACGCCTTACACACCTTCTACTCCGATGCTACACGGCTTACGTGCATCATTAGATATCCTATTGGAAGAAGGTATGGAAAATGTATACGCACGTCACCACCGTTTAGCTGAAGGTACTCGTAGAGCTGTTACTGCCTGGGGTTTAAAACTTTGCGCTCAACCCGGCTTTGAGTCAGACACAGTTTCTGCCATTGTCGTACCAGAAGACAAAGATGCTCGCGATGTGATTGCAAAGGCTTTTAATAAATATGATATTTCATTAGGCGGCGGCCTATCAGAAGTGATGGGCAAAGTATTCCGTATCGGTCATATTGGCGATATGAATGACGTGTCTATGCTAGGTGCAATCGCCGGCGTAGAAATGGCACTATTGGATTGCGGCATTGATATCGTGCCTGGTAGCGGTGTTGCAGCAGCGATTGAATATTATCGTGCAACTGTAACAGCATAA
- the ahbB gene encoding siroheme decarboxylase subunit beta: protein MIEAIDLQLVAAVQEGLPIASRPYALIAEQLNLDEAEVISRLAKLKQQGLIKRLGVIVKHRRLGYQSNAMVVFNIPDALVNQMGQQVSQFQFINLCYQRPRHGEHWPYNLFCMIHGKSREKVQQQLSYLIESCALENYAHDILFSRRCFKQRGAVYFPTPVTANK from the coding sequence ATGATCGAAGCCATTGACTTACAATTAGTTGCTGCTGTGCAAGAGGGTTTGCCGATTGCCTCGCGCCCTTATGCGCTAATTGCTGAACAATTGAATTTAGACGAAGCCGAAGTCATCTCGCGCCTGGCTAAGCTCAAACAACAAGGCTTAATTAAACGACTCGGTGTGATTGTTAAACACCGACGTTTAGGTTATCAGTCAAATGCCATGGTGGTATTCAATATCCCTGATGCGCTAGTTAATCAAATGGGGCAGCAGGTCAGCCAGTTTCAGTTTATTAACTTATGCTATCAACGCCCGCGCCACGGTGAACATTGGCCGTATAACCTGTTTTGCATGATCCACGGCAAATCCCGCGAAAAAGTACAACAACAACTAAGCTATTTAATTGAAAGCTGCGCTTTAGAAAATTATGCGCATGATATTTTATTTAGCCGTCGTTGTTTTAAGCAACGCGGGGCCGTTTATTTTCCCACCCCAGTCACAGCAAATAAGTAA
- the ahbB gene encoding siroheme decarboxylase subunit beta, producing the protein MDQIDRAIISASQAGLPLTPEPYQSLAEQIGISTDELMQRLIHMQEQGIIRRIGAIPNHYKLGYKHNGMTVWDIEDAYIDELGKKIGALDFVSHCYHRPRHLPDWPYNLFAMVHGKSAAAAELQIQQIADLLGDHCRAHEVLYSTRILKKTGLRIKNNVPS; encoded by the coding sequence ATGGATCAAATTGACCGGGCAATTATCAGCGCCAGCCAAGCCGGATTGCCACTAACACCCGAGCCTTACCAAAGCCTTGCTGAACAAATCGGCATTAGCACCGATGAGTTAATGCAGCGCTTAATACACATGCAAGAGCAAGGAATAATTCGCCGTATTGGTGCGATTCCTAATCATTATAAATTAGGCTATAAACATAATGGCATGACCGTATGGGATATCGAGGATGCGTATATTGATGAGTTAGGAAAAAAAATCGGGGCTTTGGATTTTGTTAGTCATTGTTACCATCGTCCACGTCACTTACCAGACTGGCCCTACAATTTATTTGCCATGGTTCATGGCAAATCTGCAGCAGCTGCCGAATTACAAATCCAGCAAATAGCGGACTTACTTGGCGACCACTGTCGCGCGCATGAAGTGCTATACAGCACCCGTATTCTGAAAAAAACCGGATTAAGGATTAAAAATAATGTTCCGTCTTAG
- a CDS encoding fatty acid desaturase family protein yields the protein MSLNSYQNVDREALAKDLNEIHQEVLARVGEQDFQHLKKMERWGQLCSILGYATAWIFPNPISALLISQGSFTRWTQMTHPIVHKGYDKIANIPESYTSQKFAQGWRRFLDWPDWITPAGWHQEHDILHHYNLGEKLDPDHLQHNMEWLRQSSIPMGLRYVIVALFTAAWKILYYTPRTHKELRISQTRQKREVLPEMTRSGAWSLFTKQGRALWFESILPYVGFRFILLPLLFLPLGTFAVINVFLTTLLAEAFTNIHSFLVIVPNHAGDDVMMFEDKGKGRGEFFLRQILGSVNYPTGSDFNDFFYGWLNYQIEHHLWPDIPLSQYQYVQPKVVEVCKKYGIPYRQDSVFKRLKKAVDIMVGRTSMLKPVTEATE from the coding sequence ATGAGTTTAAACAGTTACCAAAACGTAGATAGAGAAGCACTGGCAAAAGATCTTAATGAAATTCATCAAGAAGTTTTGGCTCGCGTTGGCGAGCAGGATTTTCAACATTTAAAAAAAATGGAGCGCTGGGGACAGTTGTGTTCAATATTGGGTTATGCAACAGCATGGATTTTTCCTAACCCGATTTCAGCGTTACTAATCAGCCAGGGCAGTTTCACACGCTGGACTCAAATGACTCACCCCATCGTGCATAAAGGCTATGACAAAATAGCTAATATTCCAGAAAGCTATACCAGTCAAAAATTTGCTCAGGGATGGCGACGCTTTTTGGACTGGCCGGACTGGATCACACCTGCAGGATGGCATCAGGAACACGATATATTACATCATTATAATCTCGGCGAAAAACTGGACCCGGACCATTTACAGCATAATATGGAATGGCTAAGACAATCCAGCATTCCAATGGGCTTACGTTATGTTATCGTCGCTCTGTTTACAGCTGCATGGAAAATTTTGTATTACACCCCCAGAACACACAAAGAGTTACGTATAAGTCAGACCAGGCAAAAGAGAGAAGTTTTACCTGAAATGACGCGATCAGGTGCCTGGAGCCTGTTTACCAAACAGGGGCGAGCATTATGGTTCGAAAGTATACTGCCATATGTTGGCTTTCGTTTTATCTTGTTACCGCTGCTGTTTTTACCGCTGGGTACCTTTGCTGTTATCAATGTTTTTCTGACCACCCTTTTGGCAGAGGCATTTACAAATATACATTCATTTCTAGTCATCGTGCCTAATCATGCGGGTGATGATGTCATGATGTTTGAGGACAAAGGCAAGGGTCGAGGGGAATTTTTTCTGCGTCAGATTCTAGGCTCGGTCAATTACCCAACGGGGTCAGACTTTAATGATTTTTTTTATGGCTGGTTAAATTACCAGATAGAACATCATTTATGGCCTGATATACCATTAAGTCAATATCAATATGTACAACCAAAAGTTGTCGAGGTGTGTAAAAAATACGGTATACCTTATCGCCAGGACTCAGTATTTAAAAGATTAAAAAAGGCTGTTGATATTATGGTGGGGCGCACTTCCATGCTAAAGCCTGTTACAGAAGCAACCGAATAA
- a CDS encoding CreA family protein — translation MKKITTFLALLSSLTTVNIHAEEVDCVTTSWKLIGSNHKVCVQAYDDPKVKGVSCYMSQAKKGGLKGTFGLAEDPAQFSLDCRQIGEIIIDSKLPEQEVAFSEDTSLFFKETRVMRVFDKKRNTLIYLAISRKLIDGAPANSISTVPIMPWSK, via the coding sequence ATGAAAAAAATTACCACATTTTTAGCACTTCTATCTAGTCTAACGACTGTTAATATTCACGCTGAAGAAGTTGACTGCGTAACTACGTCCTGGAAACTAATTGGCTCAAATCATAAAGTATGTGTACAAGCTTATGATGATCCAAAAGTTAAAGGCGTTAGTTGCTATATGAGCCAGGCTAAAAAAGGCGGGCTTAAAGGCACTTTTGGTTTAGCCGAAGATCCCGCCCAATTTTCGCTGGATTGTCGTCAGATAGGTGAGATTATTATAGATTCCAAACTACCTGAGCAAGAAGTCGCTTTCAGTGAAGATACTTCGCTTTTTTTTAAGGAAACACGTGTAATGCGGGTATTTGATAAAAAGCGCAATACCCTTATTTACCTCGCTATCAGCCGGAAATTGATTGATGGAGCACCCGCTAATAGTATATCAACTGTCCCTATTATGCCGTGGTCAAAATAA